GATCGCCCCTATTGATTTACCGCAAAGATTCTTGGGAGGAGCCCAGAACATGACTAATTCAGAGGCACCCAGGCCACCTGTTGGACACGGGTCATTTCACTTTCAAATGCGGCCCAGCGCAACGAGCGCGGACACCACTTCCTCCTCCGTAACCGCAGAAGGACACGTGCGGCTCCCTGCCAGGTGATCCGGGGCTCCAGGAGAAAGTTCTGCACCGGAGCTCCGCACAGATCACTTATGAAAATATGGTGTCCAAGGGACGATCAGCATCGGTGCCTCGTAGCGTAACCGATGCTTCCTTTCATCCTAAGTGATGCTCGTCACCCGTTTACTCAGCCGGGTATTTCACTGGAGCACCTGActaaaggtacaacagcagagctcCCCCCGGAATTGAAGTCCGGTGTTATAGCCCTAGTTCCGGAAGGGCAGAGAGGGGCCCGGTGGCATGCGGTCCCAGAGCAGGGGACAGAGGTGCAGCGCCAGACCCTCTTTAGCAGCGCTGGATCCGTGTAGCTTTGACCTTCGGACAAGATAAACGTGACTCTGCGGTCCTGCTCGTGTGCTCTATGGTCCGAACCTGGGTGTCTGACCGCTTGGAAGAGCACAAGGGGATGAGAAACTCTCACGCACACCGCAGTTTTAATGACTTATTCATGTGAACATGATGCTGCGGTCGAGATCCCAGGGAGTCGTTCCAACCTCAGCATGGTTTCCTCGGGTTCTGCCTGCCGCGGGTACTCTTAACCGCATGGTGGAGAACGCACCGTGAGCACGGTCTTCTCCCGAACCGCTTTTCTTCTCACTCCCTTGATAGGAGTGACTTGAACGAAAGGAGTTACAGGCAAGAGGGGCTGTTTTTGGAATCcaaggtgccccccccccaccttggcTCAAGTATGGGGGGTCTCCGTTTTTTTCAGACGGTCAAATCGCGTGGCGGTCCACTCAGTGGACCAGGTACAAATCAGCACATCCCTGAGTCGTAACTGAGGAGCCAGCAGAGCCGAATTCCTCACAGTCCATCTAAATAATCTTCCTGAGTGTCAGTCACGGTACGAGAAAGGGGCGTGGCCTGTTCGACCGCCATCACCAGGTAACACGCATGGATGTCCTGAGTGCCGAACGAGAGCAGAAGCACCGTAGTGCGGCTCTGCGGTACGACGCCAAATGTGGTAAAACAAGCGGAAATGAACATtgatattcatttaaaaaacagtaaGTACCCTGattgtggtggcgcagtgggttggaccgggtcctgctctccagtgggtcttgggttcaagtcccacttggggtgccttgcgacggactggcgtcccgtcccgggtgtgtcccatccccctcgggccttacgccctgtgttgccgggttaggctccggttccccgcgaccccgtatgggacgagcggttcagaaaatgcgtgtgtaagtaccctgatttacatttacgtttattcatttaacagtttACAGTTACTGACAgctattcatttttcattttcagaaccacaaGCAGTGTCAGCAACTTTAATACAGTTTTTGAAGCATATATTTATTGGCTTTTCTGAATAACCAGGGTTGGCGTTGGGCTCAGGGAGCACAGGGAGCACAGACAGCGATCATGAGAGCGAAAAGAAAGAATAAGGGAATCATGTCACGCCCCTCATGCCTCAGGTGAGCTGGCTGAATAATTAGTATTCTAATTATTAGCAGAAGAATTAATCATTAATGATTAAATGTTCTAATTAACACCACAAAGCGTCCATCGCTGTCAGTGGGAAACTCACGGAGTCTCAGTCTGGGGTCCAAAGGGTCTCCGCAGCGCGCCGCCTTCCAGGTGGGAGTCATACCTGCACCGGCGATCTGCCCCTCGCTGCCCCTCGCTCTCCCTACCTGCACAGGTCTGACAGCGGAGATCGCGGTTTGCCGGGATGTGGGAGGGGCCTTGGGAGGGgcctggggaggggaggggcctggggaggggaggggaggggaggggaggggcggggcggggcggtgGGCGGAGTCAAGCGCCGCTTCCTCGCGCAGCTTGGACGGGTGCGCTCGCACGGATGTCGGGTTCGAGGAGCTCCAGATTCCACGTTAATTCCGCCGGGACGGGACGGGAAGGTTGTTTGTTGTGAACAAATATTATGGACGGTTCGGTTCGATTCGGTTCTGTTCGAGGTGACCAGTTTGTTCCGTCAATTCGGAACAGTTTTCATCATGAGCGCATTTACTTCAGTGCAGAGAGGGAATTACGGCGTTTCTAACTTTCATTTTTACCCCACTATTTCACTCCAGCCCTGAgtaacagaagcttttctcgAATGTTCCCCCAGCGAGTCCCCGACGTCTCTCTAACGCGTCCCAGGTTCgctgtgtcccccccccgcTGATGCAAGACGGTCTTCTGCGCTATTCTCCCCATAGAgcggacagcagggggcgctataAGGTGCAGAACAGCTCAAAGTGCGGGcggacagggtgtgtgtgtgtgtgtgtgtggcatccaGGCAACTGCACTGTTCCctctgagccccccccccccccccaaccccctgctGAGAGGGACGCACAAAGGACCCTGTGGAGGGTGAGGAGAAGGAGGTCTgcgagtgtgtgactgtgtgagactgtgtccctgtgtgtgtgtgtcagcaggcACGCCACCACTTCCCTGTCTCCAGCTCCACCATAATGTCTGGCGCTTAGGGAAGAACCGGGAACCGGACTGGACCCCTGCAGGGCGCTGTGTTCCTTCACGGGGCCGCGGTCAAGAGACGAGTGACACGCACCCCCCCACGCTCATAAATGACAAAGTGATGTTATGAACTCTGACGTATGGAGCTGCTGCGGGGTCCGTTGTTCGGCTGCCTCGCTGACTGCGGCCCCCTGCGCTGCTGGAAGACAACAGAAAGTGAAGCCCCTCCCTCGTTCGTAAGTGTCTCCGCCCCctgaggaccccccccccccccccaccgagaAGCGGCtgccccaccgcgccccccgctgCAGCTGTAACGGAAATTGGGTTGCAAACACGGGTCAGAAAGCAGCGCAGGGCCAGGATGTGCTCGTCTGCATTTGTCTGCGCTCGTCTGCGCctcctgacccccccccccccccgccccggaGCACGGGCTGCCCGGTCCCACCCTCCCGCCGACACCGGAGCTGAGGATGACCCCCACGGTGCTCCGCTGTCATCACTGTGATTTCAGTAGCCTGTCCCATGTTACAATGACGTTACCATATAATATGAATTTTCACTACAAGGTATCTTTTCATGCAAGTTTGTTTGCATAACAGTAActtaaatagaaataaatatttaacgaTGGTgtcaatggattggtgtcccatccagggtgtgcccgctcccccccacctccccgtcACCCAGCCCCTCAGCCCTGCCCCCCGCCTTGCGCCTAATGCTTTGGGAATAGGCTCCGGGTCACCCCGACCCACCCTGGTCGGCACGAGCGCTACTGCGATGGGCGTAGCAGCAAACGCGCAGCAGTTCCTGAGCGAAGACACTCGAGAGACACAGGACGAAACACTCACTGTACCTCCTGAGAGCAGCGTTCCGTAATAAAAGgggtaaaaaagtaaaaagaggCTCTGAGAGCTGCAGCCCCAATTGATAAACATAttgattattatatttaatacatttgtttcaATGCTGTGAACCTGAAAGTGCAGaaaactctgtgtgtgcgtttgtcTGTGGGAACAGAGCAGCTGGCTGCACGGGGTCTCCAAGCCGTAAGGAGCACTCTTCACACTGGGGGAGACgaggtaaatcagggtaaaacCCGGGTCAGTTATAGAGCACCTGAAAGAAGTTCTTCTCGTTGCTGTGCGGAATTGTGGGTGAATACTTTGTTCTTCTTCGCTCGTCACCTTCCGCGTGTTTCCTTCCACACGCGGTTCACGTCACGCTCGAACCCGACACCACGTCCCGGTAGCTCCCAGTCGGCTGACTGCTCCGCCCCGCTGGTTCCTTTGTGTCCGCTGCAGAGGATGTGTGTAAGGACGCGTGTTAGGTCCCAGCAGGTGTCACGGAGGACATGCCTGGGGGCGGGGCTTGGCCAACTTCCTTATTTGGGCTCTGCTCCGGGGGACACATGGAATATTTCTCAGCGAGTTGACAGGATCGAGGTGGCGCCCCAACCCTCCTCCAGGGGATGCGTTTcccatgacctttgacctcttccTGATCGCTACGCAGCTGCAGCTTCGGCTCTGGATTCcagcccctgtgtgtgtgtgtgtgtgtgtctcaggcACACTAGCCCCTTGTATTCCTGCTcagacacacagctgtctttgAATGGGGGAGGGGCAATAATGACTCTTCTGCCCCATGGAGGGGGGGGTTAGGGGGCGCTCAGCATCCACGCTGATTGGCCGCACCGTTGGCGCGCGGCAGCGGTCCTGTTGCGGTCCATTGGCTCCCTTCACTCATGTGAAaattttgggggggtggggggtgtattATCAGGCCCCCGTGGAGGTATCagtgcagcccccccccaccgcccgtACTGGCCTCCAGCCAATGGGCTcagtgtggagggggggggggcagtgtcaCCAGCAGCTGAAAGAGACGGTCGTACATCTGCagaccaccccccaccccaccccaccccaccccaccctcaaTGTTGTGACATCACACACAGGCAGTGTAAAATCCTCCAGCTGCATCACGAGATCGCTGCACCGCTCGCCacgtgctctctctctctctcgctcgctcgctctctctgtctgtgtctcacactcacactcgcacacacacgcacacactcatcCATTCTGCTGCACTCACCCACACCCTGCAGGCATCATGGTGGACGCTTTCGTCGGCACATGGAACCTGAAGGAGAGCAAGAATTTCGATGAGTACATGAAGGCGCTTGGTGAGtgatacgtgtgtgtgtgtgcgtgtgtgtgtactttctgcTGCATGCTAAGGAATaccgtgtgtgtatgtgaatgatGGCTAGAAGTGGTGTTTTCTGCACGTTCTCGATTGGTgggggaatgtgtgtgtgtgtgtgtgtgtgtgtgtgttctgtgctgcacaaagtgtgtgtccttgtgtgtttcactaatttTGTGTGGAAAGGAGAAACAGCTGTGGTATGTGTGCAAAGGGAGGTGGCTCTgcggctctgtgtgtgtgtgtgtgtgtgtgtgtgtgtgtgtgtgtgtgtgtgtgtcagaagcTCAGCAGAGGGGATGAAGGGTCACAGAGTTTAATGCTGGGGGGGTGCATCATGTGCCATCTTCTgtgtgcaccacacacacacacacacacacacaaacacacaagaatgTGACCCAGTGAGCCCCACCCTGCTGATcccaccctccccacccccccaataGGAAGACTGCGGTAAAAACTGTGGGATTCAccgcggggggggggtacaATCATGTTTGTCTTCCAGTTCGATGAAGGAGGTGAAACGCAACATATACTCagtcctgctgctggtggaaggtgtgtgtgtgtggggggggtgtgtgtgggggggggtgcacagcCTTCTCTGATGACAGTTAAATACTGTGCTTCAAAATACtgttccaacacacacacacacacctacagagACCCCATACATCCATACACACTCTACACACACCTATATTGACCCCATCCATTACAGAAACATTGTATTTGTCTTCATTCACAGTGAAACATGTACACAGAGTATTTGTGCTCATTTCTTCAATCTGTTGTGTTTGTGAATCTTTGCATTGGTGTGTGGGTGTAGAACCCTAACCCTCCAACCTCTTTTAAACTGCAGATCTCTGTTTCAGATTTCAACACCGCAGACATTACTGTGGCAACATggtgctgttgccatggcaatgtgGTTCCTCTGCAGCTGGAGCGGTTGGAGGACAGTAGATCTGCTGGGGGATAAGATAGAGAAAATCCATAGCCACCCAGCCTGGGCCTGATCCAGAAATGCACTgccttgtgtgtgcgtgcgcacgtgtgtgtgtgtgtgtgtgtgtgtgtgtgtgtgtgtgtgctcactgCCTTTGCCTCTGGCTGTCTCTGAGTTCCAAGCCAACACACAGCAGTACTCCCAGGCACCTTGTCCTGACCTTAAACCCAGTTGTTTGTGTGGCTGTTAGGGTTAatctgtcaatgtgtgtgtgtgtgtgtgtgtgtgtgtgtgtgtgtgtgtgtgtgtgagcgtgtccATTGTTCCACACAATGAGGTCACAGAGGGGTGAAAAGCACATGATAAGGCAACGTCCACAATGTGACTCGGCAAACACCTGACACCAAGTGCAGAGTGTGACTCACTTCAGTGTAACAGAGCAACGgagagatgtgtgtgtctgtgtgaaacCGGGGACATGTGTGGAGCAGCAACGCAAGGTGCACTGTACCATGTTCTTGgtggcgctctggtttcctgtttCGCCATCTGTGATTCTTGGGAGCTGCAGGTGGAGGGGTCACCCTGAACACAGGAGCAGGAAGTCACACTGTGACCCCACGACCTCTGTCACCAGCTGTTGTGTGTGAACGCGTGTGTTTGGAGACAAACACTTTAGGCCCGTTGTTCCGATACACTAATGTATGACACCGATGATGACGATGGCCCTTCCGACTCATCTCATCTCCCCTCCCCAGGTGTGGGGTTCGCCACCCGCCAGATGGGCAGCATGACAAAGCCCACCACCATCATCTCTGTGGACGGTGACACGGTCACCCTGAGGACCCAGAGCACCTTCAAGACCACGGAGATCAAGTTTAAACTGGGAGAGGAGTTTGACGAGACAACGGCCGACGACAGGAAGGTCAAGgtgcgttgccatggcaacggaaGTCAGTGGTCCTTACCGCATCTTCAGGGGCCTGTCCATGACACAAACGGCAGAACCCTGGACCGCAAACCGAGCGACGATGCGGCTCTGCTGACTCACTCACGTTTACGTTtagtcacttagcagatgcttttctccaaagcgacttccaacgaactctatgtagtgttaccagcccacacactttattcatcgcggtgacttacactgctagatacactatttacaatggggcactcatccatacatcagtggaacacacacactctctctgtgacactcacacactacaggggaacctgaacagcatgtctttggagtgtgggaggaaaccagcgcacccagaggaaacccatgcagacacagggagaatgtgcaaactccacagactgagaccacccagacactgtgagacagcagcgctactcgtgtTATCGTGTTAGCTCACTCATGGTGGTAATTTTACaatgtgattatttatttatttatattatctatTATCACAATGTATGAAGTACTTTGTTTATAATGTTATTTCtagtatacatactgtatatgtaatgtatttCTAGTATATAATGCTCTTCACAGTTCTCTTTTCTAAAATACCTGTAGCGGGCAGGTGGTGGAAAAGAGCACCCAAACTCCTCGAGGTCCTCTTAAGATCtacatttccagtttatttacatgtaaatgtgtctgttttctaaaatttctcccTCAGACATGACCCGTAAAAGAGGAGTTAGTAAAAACTTGTACTTGTTCAGCTACTTATTTCCCAaaactgcgccccctgctgtgtgCTGTAGATGATGTCGCACCTCTGACTCCTGTGTGTCTGTCCTCGACCCCCCCCCAGTCTACGGTGACGCTCGATGGCAATAAGCTGATCCACATGCAGAAGTGGGACGGAAAGGAGACGACCCTGGTGAGGGAGGTCAACGGCAGCAGCCTCACGCTGgtcagtgctctgtgtgtgcggTGTGCGTGTGGTGTGCGCGTGTTACGCAGAGGCTAACCCCCCCCGCCCATACTGTCTCCTGCAGACACTGACGCTGGGCGATGTGGTGTCCACACGGTCCTACGTGAAGGCGGAATAGAAGctgctcccacccccacccccagcccaggGACCCAACGAGGTGCTGCTGCTCCAGAATGTTGCTAAGCCCCGCGCAACTTTTTACTGTCCCCTGTGTGTGAAATCTCAATAAAACGGTACTTTTTGCTCAGCTCTCCAAACTGCCTTGTGAATGGAAAGAAATGTGGTTAGAGGGGCCGTCGGAAAGGTAAGGGTGGGCCAgagccccccccaacccccgcagTCCACGTGGCTCAGTGCGCACACAGGCTCTATTCCGGGCGCGGAATGTGCCGGCACTTGTCACAGGTGGCCGGTGATGTAATTTCAAACACACGGTGACTGAAATAAACAGAGCGCTTGGCAGCGTCGACAGGAAAGAACGGCAAAGTGTCCCGAGCTTCCAGCCCCCCCACCTCATAAATCGCCGCCCCTGACCCACTCTGGGCAGCAGAGGGCGCAGTTCCGCAGCAACTCGGCCGGAGGCTCGAGGTCTGGCGCAAGGCGTACTGGCACCCTGCCGTCCCCCCTCTGAGGGAGCAGGTGAGGGGCCGCTGGCGGCTATTTTAGTTCCGGCACATTCCTGCAGCTGGTACACAGTCACGTGTCAAGAAGGAGCAGCTAAGTGGGTTGAAAACTGGGGGAGGTGTCAAAGGTCACACCCGGGCAATCAACTCCTCCCTTCCAGAAGATGCGTTAACGCCGTGACACATCCACCCGTGTGGAACATTTCCAGTCACGTGACTCACAAGCAATGATAACTATAGTAATTATTCTTCGtaggatgcttttctccacagctagACCCAcgtacacagcagggtaatggttacagtattaattcagggtaagtaccttgaagcagggtactgcagcaggaggtggaatctgaacctggatccttcaattgcaaggcagcagctgtaaccagtacGCCCCCTGTTGGCCCCGTTCTTTATTGCCCCTTGATGTTTTGCTACCGTTCTCCGTCTAAAATGTGAACTGAATTCAAAGAAGCAGATGTTTGACTCgagcacatttttaataacacattTCAAAACGAAAAAACATGAGCCAGGCctgaatttcactgtattttactgtatgtttcacTGTGTTCTCACAGTGTTTCGGTGCTGGGGGTTCGAGCATGTGTTCTCAGGACTGTCCAATAGGGAGGTGGAGTCACACTCTCACTCCTGCTTTCTGTGAGACCTGTGTTTCTCCTTCTTgtgcttcttcttctccttcttcttcctcttcctcctcttcctctcctctgcgGCACCTGGATCAGCGGCAAAGCACCGCTTCTTGGGAGCAGTGTGTCCATCGTTACTGTCACTGTCGGAGCTCTGCTTATTgtccctcttcctcttcatcttctttgttttcttttcctggtgttagagacacacacacacacacacacacacacacacacacacacacacacacacacacacaacagaaagGGCTACATTACTGAATTATTtcccaaaaaaactgaactgttcAGATTTGGaacaaatcacatttacatgtatatcaGGACACAATTCTGTATATCACAACACACACctgtcacacactgacacacacggCCTGCTCTGTCTACACTTCTTTGCTAATTCTCCTCACATTTTTAGCATTTCATCTTTGCCACTTCTCGCTGACCAAGTGTGAACATGGTCATCATGGAGACAAAAAGACCTCTCCACAGTGGAGGGGGAGCGAAGAAGATACTCTGCCGTCACAAACCCCTTTATTTCAGCATACCAGCGGTGTAATAAGGGGAGTTGTGGAgaggctgctgctgtgtgtgtgtgcgcgagtgaGAGAGACAAGGCACTCAGATGTGTTTCACTTACCTTCTTTGTCCCATGCAGCTGTGCGTGTGTGGACTGTCCCGACGGCTCCGCGGCAGCGCCCTCGTCCTCCGGCACCAGGCTGTACTGCAGGCCCGGCTGGGAGAAGCAGTCCTTGGCAAAGTGGCCTGCAGACGGGCAGGGGGTTTCAACACATACAAGCATGACGACAcgtatgtgcgtgcgtgtgagacATGTTTGTACGCAGACCCACACACTCGTAGCCCTCCTACCGTTTCAtagcgcacacacgcacgcacgcacgcacacagtcttCAGCTTGGCTGGACGTACCCCTGCAGCCACACTTCTTGCATGTGGTATTGAGAACAGCTTCCAGCGTTATCTTCTGACTGGCAAAGTCCCTGAACTGCCTCCGCTTCCTCTCATCCTGTCTgtaggggggtgggggcacatcttcaaatattacatttattcacttatttgaCGCTTCTCTCTGAATgtacctacagtgatttacccaattAGAgagttgggtcattttaccaGAGTAGTTccgggcaagtaccttgctcaacgctACTACATCTTTACACAAACACCAGCCGCCCAGTTAGGATCACAACACACACGTTAATGGCCACGTACTCCAAGATCACGTTGTTGGGGTCCAGGTCCTTCCCCGTCCCTTGATTGACAACTTTCATTGAAAATGAGAGCTTGACCTTGTCGTCCTGTATCTGAGAGACCGGATTCACGCAATTCAAACATCAAACAAAACGACAAAAAGGTGGTGgttggagggtgggggggttgtGTCACGATGCACGCTGTCAGTCAGCATAAACCAGCAAAGGGACATTACCTCTCGGCCAATGACTTTAACCCACACCTGCTCTCCCACGTCCACGATCTCGGAGGGGTTCTCCACACGACACGAGGACATTTCGCTCTTGTGGACCAGACCTGGTGGCCGGCGGAGTGACCGTGAGCAAAAAAAGAGTGACCTGtgctgtggctgctgctgctgctgcgcttcATAGAGCTCAGGTCAGGACTCACCTTGCTTCCTGCAGCCGGGAATCTTCACAAAGGCCCCATAAGCTGTGACGGATGCAACCTGAGAACACGGGGAGTGAAGGGAGGCATCAGGCAGGTGGAGAAGCAAGAGGAAAAGGTGCAGAGCAACAAAGAGAGCAGCGCCGAGTCTGTCTGGGCCGCGGTGACTGTGTCTCCTCTGCGGTGCTCCCAGGAGGAGGTGGTGCCCTGGCCTGGAAAGTGTTCATTTCCACATCATCACGATCATGGTCACAGACTCCCTGGACTGGAGACCAGGctgcaggcaggcaggcaggcaggcaggcaggagaCCCGGAGACCCACGCCACGTACCTCTCCTCTCAGGACAGAGTAAAGCTCCGGCAGCTCGTCCATCGTCACTTGCTCTCTGCCCCGCCGGTGTCCCTCCATCATGATCctacacacagagagaaccaGTCACAGACATGAAAACACggggagagacagacagagaacgACGACCAGTGTGTGAAACGCCACAAGCTGCTCGCTGAAGCTCGTGGTCGTGGAAGCCAATCCGTCCCTGAGCCTGACCTCACGTACgtatcattatttattctgcACAACTCACCTTTCAT
This genomic interval from Scleropages formosus chromosome 23, fSclFor1.1, whole genome shotgun sequence contains the following:
- the fabp3 gene encoding fatty acid-binding protein, heart; its protein translation is MVDAFVGTWNLKESKNFDEYMKALGVGFATRQMGSMTKPTTIISVDGDTVTLRTQSTFKTTEIKFKLGEEFDETTADDRKVKSTVTLDGNKLIHMQKWDGKETTLVREVNGSSLTLTLTLGDVVSTRSYVKAE
- the zcchc17 gene encoding zinc finger CCHC domain-containing protein 17, which translates into the protein MMEGHRRGREQVTMDELPELYSVLRGEVASVTAYGAFVKIPGCRKQGLVHKSEMSSCRVENPSEIVDVGEQVWVKVIGREIQDDKVKLSFSMKVVNQGTGKDLDPNNVILEQDERKRRQFRDFASQKITLEAVLNTTCKKCGCRGHFAKDCFSQPGLQYSLVPEDEGAAAEPSGQSTHAQLHGTKKEKKTKKMKRKRDNKQSSDSDSNDGHTAPKKRCFAADPGAAEERKRRKRKKKEKKKHKKEKHRSHRKQE